The proteins below are encoded in one region of Methanofollis aquaemaris:
- a CDS encoding 4Fe-4S binding protein, translating to MVVDAIPRIVGFVYAIVLAPALILLWRSGRITRRRALPLLAVSAVLGFLIFAPMAPYQLQLLVAGDLAGLDAPVALVLGGLAFFVVVALVGGRTFCGHLCPVGAVQEILSLAGYARVGRTRKKETIVLRSVVFAAVLLAGLLFSENILGALGLEDFFFLNVTSVSFFVFAALMILGVAVYRPFCRVICPYGAVLALAAAQAQYRFRRTDLCIKCRKCEKACPVDEAKESDRKVECYMCGRCVEVCPVEGALRYARR from the coding sequence ATGGTTGTTGACGCCATTCCCCGGATCGTCGGTTTTGTCTATGCGATCGTTCTTGCCCCCGCCCTTATACTGCTCTGGCGCAGCGGACGGATCACGCGGCGGCGGGCGCTGCCTCTTCTCGCCGTCTCCGCCGTCCTCGGTTTTCTGATCTTCGCCCCGATGGCGCCGTACCAACTCCAACTCCTGGTCGCCGGCGACCTCGCAGGGCTCGACGCCCCCGTAGCCCTGGTCCTCGGAGGTCTCGCCTTCTTCGTTGTCGTGGCCCTCGTCGGGGGCAGAACCTTCTGCGGCCACCTCTGCCCCGTCGGCGCCGTCCAGGAAATTCTCTCCCTGGCCGGGTACGCACGGGTCGGCCGCACCAGAAAGAAGGAGACGATCGTCCTGCGGTCTGTAGTCTTCGCCGCCGTCCTCCTTGCCGGTCTCCTCTTCTCTGAAAATATCCTCGGTGCCCTGGGGCTGGAGGACTTCTTCTTCCTGAATGTAACTTCGGTCTCCTTCTTCGTCTTCGCCGCCCTGATGATCCTCGGCGTCGCGGTGTATCGACCTTTTTGCCGCGTCATCTGTCCGTACGGTGCGGTGCTCGCCCTCGCCGCCGCTCAGGCGCAGTACAGGTTCAGGAGGACCGACCTCTGCATCAAGTGCCGGAAGTGCGAGAAGGCCTGCCCGGTCGACGAGGCAAAAGAGAGCGACCGAAAGGTCGAGTGTTATATGTGCGGGAGGTGCGTCGAGGTCTGCCCGGTGGAGGGAGCGCTCCGCTATGCCAGACGGTAG